Proteins encoded within one genomic window of Panicum virgatum strain AP13 chromosome 1N, P.virgatum_v5, whole genome shotgun sequence:
- the LOC120655474 gene encoding calcineurin B-like protein 7 — MGCVSSKQLKRDKGYEDPNILAKETTFSVNEVEALYQLYKKISHSIIKDGLIHKEFQLALFRNSNKKNLFADRIFDLFDLKRNGVIEFGEFVRSLNIFHPDTPMAEKIAFAFRLYDLRSTGFIERKDLKEMVLAILNESELILSDDAVEQIVDQTFKQADMNDDGKIDFEEWKAFASKNPALLKNMTLPYLKDITMAFPSFVLNSRVSDEEL; from the exons ATGGGGTGTGTGTCCTCCAAGCAGTTGAAGCGAGACAAAGGATATGAGGATCCCAACATCTTGGCGAAGGAGACTACTT TTTCTGTGAATGAAGTGGAGGCCCTCTACCAGTTGTACAAGAAGATAAGCCATTCCATAATCAAAGACGGCCTTATTCACAAG GAGTTCCAGCTTGCTCTCTTCAGAAACAGTAACAAGAAGAACCTTTTCGCCGATCGG ATATTTGATCTGTTTGATCTCAAGCGCAATGGGGTGATTGAATTTGGGGAGTTTGTTCGGTCCCTCAACATTTTCCACCCAGATACACCAATGGCAGAAAAGATTGCTT TTGCATTTCGTCTATATGATCTGAGGAGTACCGGATTCATTGAACGCAAAGAT TTGAAGGAAATGGTGCTTGCCATTCTGAATGAATCAGAACTGATTCTTTCTGACGATGCTGTCGAACAAATTGTCGATCAG ACATTCAAGCAAGCAGACATGAACGACGACGGGAAGATAGACTTTGAAGAATGGAAGGCTTTTGCAAGTAAAAACCCGGCTTTGCTGAAGAACATGACGCTTCCATACCTAAA GGACATAACCATGGCGTTCCCCAGCTTTGTTCTGAACTCTAGAGTTAGTGATGAAGAGTTGTAG